A single region of the Lotus japonicus ecotype B-129 chromosome 4, LjGifu_v1.2 genome encodes:
- the LOC130716225 gene encoding choline monooxygenase, chloroplastic isoform X2 — MAMSMRVAPFIPNLRQGEPRNLNFPNKHSTLSCCSLRSSDPHVSQKLVKHFNPNIPIEEAVTPPTSWYTDPSFFQLELDRVFYRGWQAVGSTEQLKDPHDFFTGRLGDVEFVVCRDDSGKVCAFHNVCRHHASLLASGSGQKSCFVCPYYGWTYGLNGALLKANRISGMRDFNVKDFGLIPIKVATWGPFVLLNLEKENLSQKEADHHNVAEEWLGSCSEILSTNGVDSSLSYVCRREYTIDCNWKVFCDNYLDGGYHVPYAHKGLASGLKLDSYSITMFERASIQSCESSSEKSNDNYDRLGRKAIYAFIYPNFMINRYGPWMDTNLVLPLGPNKCQVVFDYYLEHSLQDDKDFIEKSLQDSEKVQVEDIVLCEGVQKGLQSPAYFVGRYVPTVEQAMHHFHCLLYEDMII; from the exons ATGGCGATGAGTATGCGAGTGGCACCCTTCATCCCCAATCTCCGACAAGGAGAACCCAGAAACCTCAATTTTCCCAACAAACATTCGACACTATCTTGTTGCTCTCTTCGCAGTTCAGACCCCCATGTGTCTCAGAAACTTGTCAAGCACTTCAATCCCAATATTCCCATAGAGGAAGCCGTCACACCCCCAACTTCATGGTACACTGACCCCTCTTTCTTCCAGCTTGAGCTCGATCGCGTCTTCTACAGAGGATGGCAAGCTGTGG GGTCCACGGAGCAGTTAAAGGATCCCCATGACTTTTTCACTGGAAG ACTAGGAGATGTGGAATTCGTGGTATGTCGGGATGATAGTGGGAAGGTCTGCGCCTTTCACAATGTTTGTCGTCATCATGCCTCTCTTCTTGCTTCAGGAAGTGGACAGAAGTCCTGTTTCGTTTGCCCTTACTAT GGTTGGACATATGGATTAAATGGAGCACTTCTTAAGGCAAATAGAATATCCGGAATGCGGGATTTCAATGTGAAA GATTTTGGCCTTATACCAATCAAAGTAGCTACATGGGGGCCTTTCGTTCTTCTCAATTTGGAGAAAGAGAATCTTTCTCAGAAGGAAGCTGATCATCATAATGTGGCAGAGGAATGGCTTGGTAGCTGTTCAGAAATACTGAGTACTAATGGAGTTGATTCTTCATTAAGTTATGTTTGTAGACGTGAATACACCATTGATTGCAATTGGAAG GTATTCTGTGATAACTACTTAGATGGTGGCTATCATGTGCCATATGCACATAAAGGCCTGGCGTCTGGTCTTAAACTCGATTCCTATTCTATCACA ATGTTTGAAAGGGCTAGCATCCAAAGTTGTGAAAGTAGCTCAGAGAAAAGCAACGACAATTATGATAGACTTGGAAGAAAAGCTATATATGCTTTCATTTACCCAAATTTCATGATTAATAG GTATGGACCTTGGATGGATACCAATCTTGTACTTCCTTTAGGACCCAACAAATGTCAAGTAGTATTTGACTACTATCTGGAACACTCTCTACAG GATGACAAAGATTTCATAGAGAAAAGTTTACAGGACAGTGAGAAAGTGCAG GTAGAAGATATTGTGTTGTGTGAAGGTGTCCAGAAAGGTCTCCAATCCCCAGCATATTTTGTGGGAAGATATGTTCCTACAGTGGAGCAGGCCATGCACCATTTCCATTGTTTGCTGTATGAAGACATGATCATATAA
- the LOC130716225 gene encoding choline monooxygenase, chloroplastic isoform X1 yields the protein MAMSMRVAPFIPNLRQGEPRNLNFPNKHSTLSCCSLRSSDPHVSQKLVKHFNPNIPIEEAVTPPTSWYTDPSFFQLELDRVFYRGWQAVGSTEQLKDPHDFFTGRLGDVEFVVCRDDSGKVCAFHNVCRHHASLLASGSGQKSCFVCPYYGWTYGLNGALLKANRISGMRDFNVKDFGLIPIKVATWGPFVLLNLEKENLSQKEADHHNVAEEWLGSCSEILSTNGVDSSLSYVCRREYTIDCNWKVFCDNYLDGGYHVPYAHKGLASGLKLDSYSITMFERASIQSCESSSEKSNDNYDRLGRKAIYAFIYPNFMINRYGPWMDTNLVLPLGPNKCQVVFDYYLEHSLQQDDKDFIEKSLQDSEKVQVEDIVLCEGVQKGLQSPAYFVGRYVPTVEQAMHHFHCLLYEDMII from the exons ATGGCGATGAGTATGCGAGTGGCACCCTTCATCCCCAATCTCCGACAAGGAGAACCCAGAAACCTCAATTTTCCCAACAAACATTCGACACTATCTTGTTGCTCTCTTCGCAGTTCAGACCCCCATGTGTCTCAGAAACTTGTCAAGCACTTCAATCCCAATATTCCCATAGAGGAAGCCGTCACACCCCCAACTTCATGGTACACTGACCCCTCTTTCTTCCAGCTTGAGCTCGATCGCGTCTTCTACAGAGGATGGCAAGCTGTGG GGTCCACGGAGCAGTTAAAGGATCCCCATGACTTTTTCACTGGAAG ACTAGGAGATGTGGAATTCGTGGTATGTCGGGATGATAGTGGGAAGGTCTGCGCCTTTCACAATGTTTGTCGTCATCATGCCTCTCTTCTTGCTTCAGGAAGTGGACAGAAGTCCTGTTTCGTTTGCCCTTACTAT GGTTGGACATATGGATTAAATGGAGCACTTCTTAAGGCAAATAGAATATCCGGAATGCGGGATTTCAATGTGAAA GATTTTGGCCTTATACCAATCAAAGTAGCTACATGGGGGCCTTTCGTTCTTCTCAATTTGGAGAAAGAGAATCTTTCTCAGAAGGAAGCTGATCATCATAATGTGGCAGAGGAATGGCTTGGTAGCTGTTCAGAAATACTGAGTACTAATGGAGTTGATTCTTCATTAAGTTATGTTTGTAGACGTGAATACACCATTGATTGCAATTGGAAG GTATTCTGTGATAACTACTTAGATGGTGGCTATCATGTGCCATATGCACATAAAGGCCTGGCGTCTGGTCTTAAACTCGATTCCTATTCTATCACA ATGTTTGAAAGGGCTAGCATCCAAAGTTGTGAAAGTAGCTCAGAGAAAAGCAACGACAATTATGATAGACTTGGAAGAAAAGCTATATATGCTTTCATTTACCCAAATTTCATGATTAATAG GTATGGACCTTGGATGGATACCAATCTTGTACTTCCTTTAGGACCCAACAAATGTCAAGTAGTATTTGACTACTATCTGGAACACTCTCTACAG CAGGATGACAAAGATTTCATAGAGAAAAGTTTACAGGACAGTGAGAAAGTGCAG GTAGAAGATATTGTGTTGTGTGAAGGTGTCCAGAAAGGTCTCCAATCCCCAGCATATTTTGTGGGAAGATATGTTCCTACAGTGGAGCAGGCCATGCACCATTTCCATTGTTTGCTGTATGAAGACATGATCATATAA
- the LOC130716225 gene encoding choline monooxygenase, chloroplastic isoform X3 — protein sequence MAMSMRVAPFIPNLRQGEPRNLNFPNKHSTLSCCSLRSSDPHVSQKLVKHFNPNIPIEEAVTPPTSWYTDPSFFQLELDRVFYRGWQAVGSTEQLKDPHDFFTGRLGDVEFVVCRDDSGKVCAFHNVCRHHASLLASGSGQKSCFVCPYYGWTYGLNGALLKANRISGMRDFNVKDFGLIPIKVATWGPFVLLNLEKENLSQKEADHHNVAEEWLGSCSEILSTNGVDSSLSYVCRREYTIDCNWKMFERASIQSCESSSEKSNDNYDRLGRKAIYAFIYPNFMINRYGPWMDTNLVLPLGPNKCQVVFDYYLEHSLQQDDKDFIEKSLQDSEKVQVEDIVLCEGVQKGLQSPAYFVGRYVPTVEQAMHHFHCLLYEDMII from the exons ATGGCGATGAGTATGCGAGTGGCACCCTTCATCCCCAATCTCCGACAAGGAGAACCCAGAAACCTCAATTTTCCCAACAAACATTCGACACTATCTTGTTGCTCTCTTCGCAGTTCAGACCCCCATGTGTCTCAGAAACTTGTCAAGCACTTCAATCCCAATATTCCCATAGAGGAAGCCGTCACACCCCCAACTTCATGGTACACTGACCCCTCTTTCTTCCAGCTTGAGCTCGATCGCGTCTTCTACAGAGGATGGCAAGCTGTGG GGTCCACGGAGCAGTTAAAGGATCCCCATGACTTTTTCACTGGAAG ACTAGGAGATGTGGAATTCGTGGTATGTCGGGATGATAGTGGGAAGGTCTGCGCCTTTCACAATGTTTGTCGTCATCATGCCTCTCTTCTTGCTTCAGGAAGTGGACAGAAGTCCTGTTTCGTTTGCCCTTACTAT GGTTGGACATATGGATTAAATGGAGCACTTCTTAAGGCAAATAGAATATCCGGAATGCGGGATTTCAATGTGAAA GATTTTGGCCTTATACCAATCAAAGTAGCTACATGGGGGCCTTTCGTTCTTCTCAATTTGGAGAAAGAGAATCTTTCTCAGAAGGAAGCTGATCATCATAATGTGGCAGAGGAATGGCTTGGTAGCTGTTCAGAAATACTGAGTACTAATGGAGTTGATTCTTCATTAAGTTATGTTTGTAGACGTGAATACACCATTGATTGCAATTGGAAG ATGTTTGAAAGGGCTAGCATCCAAAGTTGTGAAAGTAGCTCAGAGAAAAGCAACGACAATTATGATAGACTTGGAAGAAAAGCTATATATGCTTTCATTTACCCAAATTTCATGATTAATAG GTATGGACCTTGGATGGATACCAATCTTGTACTTCCTTTAGGACCCAACAAATGTCAAGTAGTATTTGACTACTATCTGGAACACTCTCTACAG CAGGATGACAAAGATTTCATAGAGAAAAGTTTACAGGACAGTGAGAAAGTGCAG GTAGAAGATATTGTGTTGTGTGAAGGTGTCCAGAAAGGTCTCCAATCCCCAGCATATTTTGTGGGAAGATATGTTCCTACAGTGGAGCAGGCCATGCACCATTTCCATTGTTTGCTGTATGAAGACATGATCATATAA
- the LOC130714409 gene encoding plant intracellular Ras-group-related LRR protein 6-like produces MMYEQQRFQIQQPPVKKKSTERSCRSGIEEEKLEIVDLSGMSLESLPNPSLNLAIICKLDLSNNNLQNIPESLTARLLNMVVLDVHSNQLRSLPNSVGCLSKLKVLNVSGNLIEYLPKSIENCRALEELNANFNKLSQLPDTMGFELLNLKKLSVNSNKLVFLPRSTSHLTSLKILDARLNCLRSLPDDLENLINLETLNVSQNFQYLDTLPYSIGLLLSLVELDVSYNRVKSLPDSIGCLKKLQKLSVEGNPLVSPPPEVVEQGLHAVKEYLCNKMNSAHQSPTKKKSWVGKLVKYGTFNGHARSGPREEREAFIVDHEYRSIDGLASPRYMGMFSPRRLFSPRSYFSN; encoded by the exons ATGATGTATGAACAGCAACGGTTTCAGATTCAGCAGCCGCCGGTGAAGAAGAAATCCACTGAGAGGAGCTGCAGATCGGGCATAGAAGAGGAGAAGCTAGAAATTGTGGATTTGAGTGGCATGTCCTTGGAATCTCTTCCCAATCCTTCTCTTAATTTAGCCATCATTTGCAAATTGGACCTCTCCAATAACAATCTCCAG AATATTCCAGAGTCGTTAACGGCGAGACTGCTGAACATGGTGGTGTTGGACGTGCACTCTAACCAGCTCAGGTCCCTCCCAAACTCTGTTGGGTGCCTCTCAAAGCTCAAGGTTCTCAACGTCTCTGGCAACCTCATCGAGTACCTTCCCAAATCAATTGAGAATTGCAG AGCATTAGAAGAATTGAATGCAAACTTCAACAAGCTGAGCCAGCTACCAGACACAATGGGGTTTGAACTCCTAAACCTAAAGAAGCTCTCAGTAAACTCCAACAAGCTCGTCTTCCTCCCACGCTCCACCTCACACCTCACCTCACTCAAAATCCTCGACGCACGTTTGAACTGCCTTAGATCCCTCCCAGATGATCTCGAGAATCTCATCAACCTCGAAACCCTCAATGTCAGCCAAAACTTCCAGTACTTGGACACCCTCCCTTACTCCATAGGCCTCCTCTTGTCCCTCGTGGAACTCGACGTCAGTTACAACAGAGTCAAGTCCTTACCTGACTCCATCGGCTGCCTCAAGAAGCTGCAGAAGCTCAGCGTTGAAGGGAACCCGCTCGTTTCGCCGCCGCCGGAGGTGGTGGAGCAAGGGCTGCACGCGGTGAAGGAGTACTTGTGTAATAAGATGAACTCGGCACATCAAAGCCCAACGAAGAAGAAGTCGTGGGTGGGGAAGTTGGTGAAGTATGGGACTTTTAATGGACACGCGCGGAGTGGTCCGCGTGAGGAGCGTGAGGCTTTTATTGTGGATCATGAGTACAGGTCCATTGATGGACTCGCTTCGCCGCGATACATGGGAATGTTTTCTCCTCGTCGGTTGTTCTCGCCTCGTAGTTACTTTAGCAATTGA
- the LOC130711102 gene encoding aldehyde dehydrogenase family 7 member A1-like isoform X2: MRSKLYFSRLLLWFPTEVCKIIQRGCRLALKQLRCAWQFWHPKAKRGEIARQIGEALRAKFDLGEGWCLLRCLPDGIREVQEIIHMCDYAVGLSRQLNGSITPSEFF, encoded by the exons ATGAGATCCAAACTTTACTTCTCCAG ACTATTGCTATGGTTTCCGACGGAAGTATGCAAGATTATACAGAGAGGTTGCAGGCTTGCATTGAAGCAGCTAAGATGTGCATGGCA ATTCTGGCACCCAAAGGCCAAAAGAGGTGAGATTGCAAGACAGATTGGTGAGGCACTAAGGGCCAAATTCGATCTCGGGGAAGGCTGGTGTCTCTTGAGATGCCTTCCAGATGGAATTAGGGAGGTGCAG GAAATTATTCATATGTGTGATTATGCGGTTGGGCTAAGCCGACAATTGAATGGATCGATTACACCATCAgaat TTTTCTAG
- the LOC130711102 gene encoding aldehyde dehydrogenase family 7 member A1-like isoform X1 — MRSKLYFSRLLLWFPTEVCKIIQRGCRLALKQLRCAWQFWHPKAKRGEIARQIGEALRAKFDLGEGWCLLRCLPDGIREVQEIIHMCDYAVGLSRQLNGSITPSECNLFIYIHDHSLCKDWLCGEFWC, encoded by the exons ATGAGATCCAAACTTTACTTCTCCAG ACTATTGCTATGGTTTCCGACGGAAGTATGCAAGATTATACAGAGAGGTTGCAGGCTTGCATTGAAGCAGCTAAGATGTGCATGGCA ATTCTGGCACCCAAAGGCCAAAAGAGGTGAGATTGCAAGACAGATTGGTGAGGCACTAAGGGCCAAATTCGATCTCGGGGAAGGCTGGTGTCTCTTGAGATGCCTTCCAGATGGAATTAGGGAGGTGCAG GAAATTATTCATATGTGTGATTATGCGGTTGGGCTAAGCCGACAATTGAATGGATCGATTACACCATCAgaatgtaatttatttatctatatccATGATCACTCCCTTTGCAAAGATTGGTTATGTGGTGAATTCTGGTGCTGA
- the LOC130711101 gene encoding nucleotide-sugar uncharacterized transporter 1-like codes for MFNFLMSKQVRKILKRKDSDAGQTGKALEDLRGSLFNEFRTVEGAKRQQQRTCGPAAALSFNFLVAVGIIFMNKMVLQTVKFKFPIFLSLIHYVVSWFLMALLNAFSFLPASPSSKTPLSALFTLGFVMSLSTGLANVSLKYNSIGFYQMAKIAVTPSIVMAEFVLYRKKVSWPKAIALTVVSIGVAVATVTDLQFHVFGAFVALAWIVPSAANKILWSRLQQQENWTALALMWKTTPITLIFLVAMLPYLDPPGVLSFDWNFNNTLVILISAILGFLLQWSGALALGATSAISHAVLGQFKTCVLLLGNYYLFGSNPGIISICGAVTAITGMSVYTCLNLKQQSNKIFPQQVSHVAKSKLSKENGSSQNGHYGAESV; via the exons ATGTTTAATTTCTTAATGAGTAAACAGGTCCGAAAGATTCTCAAGCGCAAAGACAGTGATGCTGGTCAAACAG GAAAAGCATTGGAAGACTTGAGAGGCTCTCTGTTCAATGAATTTCGTACCGTTGAAGGTGCAAAACGTCAACAACAGCGTACGTGTGGTCCAGCTGCAGCACTTTCCTTCAATTTTCTGGTTGCAGTTGGTATTATTTTCATGAACAAAATG GTGCTTCAAACTGTCAAATTCAAATTCCCGATATTTCTCTCACTAATTCACTATGTTGTGAGCTGGTTCTTAATGGCTCTACTAAATGCATTTTCTTTCCTCCCTGCATCTCCTTCCTCAAAAACTCCGCTGTCTGCTTTATTTACTCTTGGATTTGTTATGTCTCTATCTACTGGCCTTGCTAATGTCAGCTTGAAGTATAATAG CATTGGTTTCTATCAGATGGCAAAGATTGCAGTAACACCTTCAATAGTTATGGCAGAATTTGTTTTGTACCGGAAGAAAGTTTCTTGGCCGAAG GCTATTGCATTAACGGTCGTATCTATTGGTGTTGCTGTGGCTACAGTGACTGACCTGCAGTTCCATGTGTTTGGTGCCTTTGTAGCACTGGCGTGGATTGTACCTAGTGCTGCTAACAAAATCCTCTGGTCCCGACTGCAGCAGCAAGAGAACTGGACAGCTTTGGC GTTGATGTGGAAAACAACACCTATTACTTTAATTTTCCTGGTTGCTATGTTACCCTACTTAGACCCTCCAGGTGTACTATCCTTTGATTGGAACTTCAACAACACACTGGTGATTCTTATATCTGCTATTCTTGGATTTTTGCTTCAATGGTCTGGTGCTTTAGCACTGGG TGCTACGTCCGCCATCTCGCATGCTGTTCTTGGGCAATTTAAGACGTGTGTACTCCTCCTGGGAAACTATTATCTTTTTGGGTCGAATCCCGGCATAATCAGTATCTGTGGAGCAGTTACAGCCATTACCGGCATGTCTGTTTATACTTGTCTTAATCTGAAGCAGCAATCAAACAAGATATTTCCTCAACAGGTCTCCCATGTAGCAAAATCTAAACTTAGCAAAGAAAATGGCAGTTCCCAAAATGGACATTACGGTGCAGAATCCGTCTAA
- the LOC130714226 gene encoding auxin efflux carrier component 2: MITGKDIYDVFAAIVPLYVAMILAYGSVRWWKIFTPDQCSGINRFVAVFAVPLLSFHFISSNDPYAMNYHFIAADSLQKVVILTALFLWNTFTKRGSLDWTITLFSLSTLPNTLVMGIPLLKAMYGDFSGSLMVQIVVLQSVIWYTLMLFMFEYRGAKLLITEQFPETAGSITSFRVDSDVVSLNGREPLQTDAEIGEDGKLHVVVKRSAASSMISSFNKSHLTSMTPRASNLTGVEIYSVQSSREPTPRASSFNQTDFYAMFASKAPSPKHGYTNSFQSNGGIGDIYSVQSSKGVTPRTSNFEEDMLKMHKKRGGRSMSGELFNGSSYPPPNPMLSGSTSAGLKKKDSGGGGGGGGGGGSGGGGAPNNKELHMFVWSSTASPVSEGNMKHVANRAASTDFGTIDPSKAVPHETSVASKAVHELIENMSPGRRGSGDQREFEIEEGTKFPPNGSPYTCQKKVDMEEGDANKKQNMPPASVMTRLILIMVWRKLIRNPNTYSSLLGLVWSLVSYRWHIEMPTIVKGSISILSDAGLGMAMFSLGLFMALQPRLIACGKSVATFSMAVRFLTGPAVIAATSIGIGLRGVLLHVAIVQAALPQGIVPFVFAKEYNLHPDILSTAVIFGMLVALPITILYYVLLGV; the protein is encoded by the exons ATGATTACTGGTAAGGACATCTATGATGTTTTTGCAGCTATTGTACCCCTATATGTGGCTATGATACTAGCATATGGTTCAGTTAGATGGTGGAAAATCTTCACACCAGACCAATGCTCTGGCATAAACCGTTTTGTTGCAGTATTTGCAGTTCCACTTCTTTCCTTCCACTTCATCTCCTCCAATGACCCTTATGCTATGAACTACCACTTCATAGCAGCTGATTCCCTTCAAAAAGTTGTGATCCTGACTGCTCTGTTTCTTTGGAACACCTTCACCAAACGTGGTAGCCTTGACTGGACAATCACTCTGTTCTCACTTTCCACTCTCCCAAACACTCTAGTTATGGGAATCCCTCTGCTCAAAGCCATGTATGGAGATTTCTCAGGATCTCTCATGGTTCAGATTGTGGTTTTGCAGAGTGTAATTTGGTACACTCTCATGCTATTCATGTTTGAATACAGAGGAGCTAAGCTTCTCATAACAGAGCAGTTCCCTGAAACTGCAGGGTCAATCACCTCCTTCAGGGTTGATTCTGATGTTGTCTCACTCAATGGAAGAGAGCCATTGCAAACAGATGCAGAGATTGGAGAAGATGGGAAGCTTCATGTTGTGGTGAAGAGATCAGCAGCTTCATCTATGATATCTTCATTCAACAAGTCCCATTTAACTTCCATGACACCAAGAGCTTCAAATCTCACTGGTGTTGAGATTTACTCTGTTCAGTCATCAAGAGAACCAACCCCAAGAGCTTCAAGTTTCAACCAAACAGATTTTTACGCCATGTTTGCAAGCAAAGCACCAAGTCCTAAACATGGTTACACGAATAGTTTCCAGAGCAATGGTGGCATTGGTGATATTTACTCGGTGCAATCTTCGAAAGGGGTAACACCAAGGACCTCGAATTTTGAAGAGGATATGTTGAAGATGCATAAGAAGAGGGGAGGGAGGAGCATGAGTGGTGAGCTTTTCAATGGCTCTTCTTACCCTCCTCCAAACCCCATGCTTTCAGGGTCTACTAGTGCTGGCCTAAAGAAGAAAGatagcggtggtggtggcggcggcggcggcggcggcggtagtggtggtggtggtgctcctaatAACAAGGAGTTACACATGTTTGTTTGGAGTTCAACTGCATCCCCTGTTTCTGAAGGGAATATGAAACATGTTGCTAATAGAGCTGCCTCTACTGATTTTGGGACCATTGATCCTTCCAAGGCTGTTCCACATGAAACCAGTGTTGCCTCAAAAG CTGTTCATGAATTGATTGAGAACATGAGCCCTGGTCGTAGAGGGAGTGGAGATCAAAGGGAGTTTGAGATTGAGGAAGGAACCAAATTTCCCCCAAACGGGTCTCCATACACTTGCCAAAAGAAGGTGGACATGGAAGAAGGCGATGCAAACAAGAAGCAAAACATGCCACCTGCAAGTGTCATGACAAGGCTCATCCTCATCATGGTTTGGAGGAAGCTTATTAGAAATCCCAACACCTACTCAAGTCTTTTGGGGCTCGTGTGGTCTCTCGTTTCATATAG GTGGCACATTGAAATGCCCACTATTGTAAAAGGTTCCATCTCCATACTGTCTGATGCTGGTCTGGGAATGGCTATGTTCAGTCTAG GTCTGTTCATGGCATTGCAACCCAGGCTCATTGCATGTGGAAAATCTGTAGCAACATTTTCTATGGCTGTTAGGTTCTTGACAGGTCCAGCTGTGATTGCAGCCACCTCAATAGGAATAGGGCTCCGAGGAGTTCTTTTACATGTTGCCATTGTTCAG GCTGCTCTTCCCCAGGGTATCGTTCCCTTTGTTTTTGCCAAAGAATACAATCTCCATCCAGATATACTCAGTACAGC GGTTATATTTGGAATGCTTGTTGCATTGCCCATAACAATACTTTACTACGTGCTTCTTGGAGTATAA